The following are from one region of the Arachis duranensis cultivar V14167 chromosome 10, aradu.V14167.gnm2.J7QH, whole genome shotgun sequence genome:
- the LOC107469883 gene encoding 60S acidic ribosomal protein P1 yields the protein MGSSELGCTYASLILHDEEIPITAEKINTLLKAANVTVEAFWPSLFAKLAQKRNIEDLVLNAGSGGGGAVAVAAPAGGAAAGGAAEAAPAKEEKKEEPKEESDDDMGFSLFD from the exons ATGGGTTCCAGCGAGTTGGGCTGCACTTATGCCTCTCTGATTCTCCACGACGAAGAGATCCCAATCACC GCGGAGAAGATTAACACTTTGTTGAAGGCTGCTAATGTTACCGTTGAGGCATTCTGGCCCAGCCTCTTCGCAAAGCTTGCTCAGAAAAGGAACATCGAGGATCTCGTCTTGAACGCCGGATCTGGTGGCGGTGGTGCCGTCGCCGTCGCAGCTCCTGCTGGCGGTGCCGCCGCTGGTGGTGCTGCTGAAGCCGCACCTgccaaggaggagaagaag GAGGAGCCCAAGGAAGAGAGTGACGATGACATGGGCTTCAGTTTGTTTGATtag